ACAAATGCAAAGTCAATCTCGTCGGTATTAAGAGTTACGTCTTCGTCTAGTGATAATATGGCACTAGTCTCGATTTGAGGATAAGGATAGAAGCGTTGAGAAATACTGCTCGCAACTATCACTGTGATTGTTACTTTGATGCCTTGCCAACGTGGCCTTCTCGGTACAGGAATGTCGGAATTCCacattaaaataatctataagagtaaacataaaaaataattatgatatcgattttcataattattaaaactgaataaatataaatataaacatgcAATATGTATAATAGCTTATCGATTACCAAAGGTcgaatttataatgaaaagttATCTTATATGTACTTATATATATTCCTACTAGCAGCATATATACCTTATCTAAATATTTGCTCTTGGCAACACTTCGGAGTAAGCGATAAAGAACAGCCGTAGATCCTAACTGAGAATAAATAATGGCAGTGAATGCATTGCCCGGATCATTGTTCGAAAACGGAAGCTCCTGTTGACTGTCAGCGAATTGAGGCAGGATGGCCAATGCACCAGGATATGTGTTCCAAATGAGTTTTTCGCGTGCTCCTTCCCATGGCAATCGCTCACgaatattctttaaatattaataataatatgaatgataaaaatttattaattattgattttaaaaattaaattaataataacttacTTCAAATActgtgaaaattattttttcaattgaagaaaaatatcgCTCCCACAAAAATTGTGTTTGCTGtcttaattttagaatttgtgTGTTTGAAACGGAACGCAATATATCTggaatctaaaaataaaattattatattagtcacggaatatataaaaatggtTAGAaattggtgaaaaaaaaaaaagaagaatatataCGAATACATATATACAAAGAGAAAATACTATACGAACTTGAAATAACAATCTCTCGTCTGTAAATATAACCGCTTGATTCCAGTCGATACGATCATGAAATGCTAAGGCCCACCCATTGCTCAGAATAACTGGAATACATCCGGCTTTTAGAGCTTCCAGAAACCTAAAGCTGCCAAGCCTACGTCCTCTCGGTACTAAACAAAACGTTGAGTTCAATAGTAGGACTTCATAGTCATACCtgaaatagcaaaaaaaaataaaatcaataaaatgtatattaaaaataaaatattaatttataataataaaaaaaatcatgataaTAAACTTACGTATCATATTCTTGATTATCCTGTTGACAATGTTCATCCTGGAGTTCTCTCCAAGATTTACCGTGCCTGCAAGTCGTCACAAACACCAGATCCTTCCCATTGTGAAGATGATAGAGAGCATTTCTCGTTTCCGAGCCAATACCATGTACGTATCTTTTACCCTTGAATGCCGCGAGGTACTTTTTATTACTTGGAAAATTATTCTCTGCTGCCTGACCAGGTTCACCACCACGTTCTGGGTGTTGTTTTCCAAACAGCGGAATAGACACATCAAAGTTTGGCCTGAGCATACTGATAGACATACTGGCTTTGGCCAGCATCGCGTAGCCAATATTGAACGCCAGGGCATCTTCTATGTAATCTGGCCAGGTACCCgagtataaattaaatatcagatGGTTCCGTCCTTCATTCCAGTAGGGCAGACGCATCAGCTTTGATGGTAAATTGTGACCAAACTCCGTAGAAAGCGGATCGCGATCCAGCGTGTCCAGCGCCAGTACAAGTATACAAGCCCGCGTTGGATCACTCGTGTAGTAGCGAGATTCAGTGataacattcaatattttttggtaGAGAGGACTGATAGTATCTTCGATAGGATATACATAGACAGAAAATCCTTGCTTGCATCTTGTGTAATCGAAACATGTCTCCATGCGACATTGTCTCGCAGGATGGACTACTGATAGtttattgtttgaaattttgagaTCCTTATCATA
This genomic interval from Cotesia glomerata isolate CgM1 linkage group LG1, MPM_Cglom_v2.3, whole genome shotgun sequence contains the following:
- the LOC123275072 gene encoding exostosin-1, which gives rise to MQAKKRYLLLFVTCAFLGYCYFGGYRLKSKKRNEITHDYWDKLPSYLSINEEFYDKDLKISNNKLSVVHPARQCRMETCFDYTRCKQGFSVYVYPIEDTISPLYQKILNVITESRYYTSDPTRACILVLALDTLDRDPLSTEFGHNLPSKLMRLPYWNEGRNHLIFNLYSGTWPDYIEDALAFNIGYAMLAKASMSISMLRPNFDVSIPLFGKQHPERGGEPGQAAENNFPSNKKYLAAFKGKRYVHGIGSETRNALYHLHNGKDLVFVTTCRHGKSWRELQDEHCQQDNQEYDTYDYEVLLLNSTFCLVPRGRRLGSFRFLEALKAGCIPVILSNGWALAFHDRIDWNQAVIFTDERLLFQIPDILRSVSNTQILKLRQQTQFLWERYFSSIEKIIFTVFENIRERLPWEGAREKLIWNTYPGALAILPQFADSQQELPFSNNDPGNAFTAIIYSQLGSTAVLYRLLRSVAKSKYLDKIILMWNSDIPVPRRPRWQGIKVTITVIVASSISQRFYPYPQIETSAILSLDEDVTLNTDEIDFAFVVWQSFPDRIVGYPARSHYWDDSKRSWGYTSKWTNDYSIVLTGAAFYHRYYNTLYTESLSSTLHKTVEQSQNCEDILMNFLVSHVTRRPPIKVTQRKLYKDTTAAGIRSSWNDPDHFTQRQTCMNTFVAVFGYMPLLRSNMRLDPVLFKDPVSNLRKKYRQIELVSN